In Ammospiza caudacuta isolate bAmmCau1 chromosome 2, bAmmCau1.pri, whole genome shotgun sequence, a genomic segment contains:
- the LOC131572395 gene encoding single-stranded DNA cytosine deaminase-like yields the protein MSKCKFSLVLSCSILMQRRLFLYNFRNLRKAKGRRETYLCYVVKRRDSATSCSLDFGYLRNQMGCHVEVLFLRYIAAWDLDPGRCYRITWFTSWSPCYDCAQHIASFLRSYPNLSLRIFMARLYFCEERKAEPEGLRRLHKAGAQIAIMTFKDYFYCWNTFVENREQAFKGWEGLHENSVHLARKLRRILLPLYEVDDLRDAFKILGL from the exons ATGAGTAAATGTAAATTCTCTCTTGTCTTGTCCTGCAGCATCCTCATGCAAAGGAGACTCTTCCTCTACAACTTCAGGAACCTGCGCAAGGCCAAGGGCCGGCGTGAGACCTACCTGTGCTATGTGGTGAAGCGCCGGGACAGCgccacctcctgctccctggATTTTGGATACCTGCGCAACCAG ATGGGCTGCCACGTGGAGGTGCTTTTCCTGCGCTACATCGCAGCCTGGGACCTGGACCCGGGGCGCTGCTACCGCATCACCTGGTTCacctcctggagcccctgctACGACTGCGCCCAGCACATCGCCAGCTTCCTGCGCTCCTACCCCAACCTGAGCCTCCGCATCTTCATGGCCCGCCTCTACTTCTGCGAGGAGCGCAAGGCAGAGCCCGAGGGGCTGCGGCGCCTGCACAAGGCGGGGGCACAGATCGCCATCATGACCTTCAAAG ATTACTTCTACTGCTGGAACACGTTTGTGGAGAACAGGGAACAGGCATTCaaaggctgggaagggctgcatGAAAACTCTGTCCATCTTGCCAGGAAACTTCGACGAATCCTCCTG CCGCTGTACGAAGTAGATGATTTACGagatgcttttaaaattctggGACTTTGA